From one Botrytis cinerea B05.10 chromosome 7, complete sequence genomic stretch:
- the Bccdc16 gene encoding Bccdc16 → MEKFLRDWRQDAMNKHQYDSAIFIGDKLLAITKSDKDAFWLAQVHFSTGNYTRAQSFLTKQDLIARNPSCRYLAGHCLIKQSRFEEALSILGEKNPTHLISTAGHNRKKLQHTRGHARNGSTTQSSRHRQDEIAKDEAANVKFEAAMCFLRGLCYAKQNAFDRAKECYKDAVRIDVQCFEAFEQLMKNCLMSPEEEWQFLESLDFDTISVTDDTSSSQEAAEFTKMLYTTRLSKYKNPAAFTTATETLSTHYNLATNPDLLLSKADLFFTQCRFKDALAITNSILEEDKYNFSIYPLHLACLYELQLKNALFLVSHDLADNHPEEPCTWLAVGIYYLAINKVAEARRYFSKASMMDPHFGPAWIGFAHTFAAEGEHDQAISAYSTAARLFMGTHLPQLFLGMQNHMLNNMTLADEFLKTAYELCKTDPLLLNEMGVVFYHQERLEDAVLILRKALEIAEEIDSDPQAWISTRSNLGHAYRRLHQWDAALAEFDAVLRQGGKDPAIFCAKGLVLMEQRKPFEAVLMFHEALAISPQDAIATELLNKALEETAIHGINGSRIFDDDEDEIERELSLRKDEVLASLRPSRMKGKGKSRSKVVVNEANSMELSDGD, encoded by the exons ATGGAGAAATTCTTGAGAGATTGGCGGCAGGATGCTATGAACAAGCACCAATACGACTCTGCAATATTTATTGGAGATAAATTGCTAGCTATAACAA AAAGTGATAAAGATGCTTTTTGGCTTGCGCAAGTGCATTTCTCAACGGGAAATTATACAAGAGCTCAGAGCTTCCTCACCAAGCAAGACTTAATAGCTCGAAATCCATCCTGTCGGTACCTTGCAGGTCATTGCCTGATAAAACAGTCGAGATTCGAGGAGGCTTTGAGTATACTCGGCGAGAAGAATCCTACACATTTAATATCAACGGCCGGACACAACAGAAAAAAATTACAACATACGAGAGGTCATGCCCGAAATGGATCAACGACACAGAGCAGTCGGCATAGGCAGGATGAAATCGCAAAAGACGAAGCGGCAAATGTGAAATTTGAAGCTGCGATGTGCTTTCTACGAGGGCTTTGCTATGCCAAACAGAATGCTTTCGACAGAGCGAAAGAATGTTACAAAGATGCTGTTCGAATAGATGTTCAATGCTTCGAAGCATTCGAGCAGCTTATGAAGAACTGTCTGATGTCACCAGAAGAGGAATGGCAATTTCTAGAATCCCTGGATTTCGATACTATATCTGTTACGGACGatacttcatcttctcaagaaGCTGCCGAATTTACAAAAATGCTTTATACTACTCgactttcaaaatacaagaaTCCAGCGGCGTTTACAACCGCAACTGAAACTCTTTCAACACATTACAATCTTGCCACAAATCCTGATCTTTTATTGTCTAAAGCGGACCTGTTTTTTACACAATGCAGGTTCAAGGATGCTTTAGCTATCACAAATTCTATTCTCGAGGAAGACAAGTACAATTTTAGTATATACCCTTTGCATCTGGCATGTCTGTACGAattacaattgaagaatgctCTGTTCTTA GTATCACACGATTTAGCGGATAATCATCCAGAAGAGCCCTGTACATGGCTTGCCGTGGGCATATATTATCTGGCCATAAACAAAGTCGCTGAAGCTCGACGTTATTTCAGCAAAGCTAGTATGATGGATCCTCATTTTGGACCAGCTTGGATTGGATTCGCCCATACTTTCGCAGCAGAAGGAGAACACGATCAAGCAATCTCAGCGTATTCAACAGCAGCAAGGCTTTTTATGGGCACTCACTTGCCTCAACTATTTTTAGGCATGCAAAATCACATGTTAAACAACATGACTCTAGCCGATGAGTTCTTGAAAACCGCATATGAACTCTGTAAAACCGATCCATTACTTCTAAATGAGATGGGAGTAGTGTTCTATCACCAAGAACGACTCGAAGATGCTGTCCTAATTTTGAGGAAAGCTCTCGAAATTGCTGAAGAGATCGATAGTGATCCACAAGCTTGGATATCCACTCGCTCGAATCTCGGTCATGCATATCGACGTCTTCATCAATGGGATGCCGCTCTGGCAGAATTCGATGCGGTACTTCGGCAGGGCGGAAAAGATCCGGCTATTTTTTGTGCAAAGGGTTTGGTATTAATGGAGCAGAGGAAACCTTTTGAAGCCGTTTTGATGTTTCACGAAGCACTTGCTATTTCACCTCAAGATGCTATTGCGACCGAATTGCTCAATAAGGCCTTGGAGGAAACAGCTATTCATGGTATCAACGGGAGTAggatttttgatgatgatgaggatgaaattgAGAGGGAATTATCATTGAGGAAAGATGAGGTTTTGGCAAGTTTAAGGCCAAGCAGAAtgaaagggaaggggaagtCGAGGAGTAAAGTGGTGGTCAATGAAGCTAATTCGATGGAGCTCAGTGATGGTGATTAG
- the Bcyju2 gene encoding Bcyju2, translating into MSERKVLTKYYPPDFDPSKIVKSRAPKQVGPKVQTVRLMAPFPMKCTACGEYIYKGRKFNARKETTEEKYLAISIYRFYIKCTRCSGEITFKTDPKNMDYQCERGAKRNTEPWRVNGGGLQESDEERLDRLEREEQERDAMQELEDKTAEAKTEMAVADALDEIRTRNARNERVGKDGTEVTVTRENVDSERERQEREDEEAARRAFMRRQEAMEEIIEDDADDVGAGPAPKITKEEALTMPPPSFRRVVKKKKDHGAALGIKKKPSLV; encoded by the coding sequence ATGTCCGAGCGAAAAGTTCTCACCAAATATTACCCACCCGATTTCGATCCTTCGAAGATTGTTAAGTCGCGCGCTCCCAAACAAGTTGGCCCAAAAGTGCAGACAGTTCGTTTAATGGCGCCATTTCCCATGAAATGTACTGCTTGTGGAGAATACATTTACAAAGGGCGAAAGTTCAACGCGCGCAAAGAAACTACGGAGGAAAAATACTTGGCCATCTCAATTTATAGGTTTTACATCAAATGTACAAGATGTTCTGGCGAGATTACTTTCAAGACAGATCCAAAAAACATGGATTATCAGTGTGAGCGTGGCGCGAAAAGAAATACCGAACCATGGCGTGTTAATGGAGGTGGCCTTCAAGAAAGTGATGAGGAGAGACTAGATCGTCTGGAAAGGGAAGAACAAGAGCGAGATGCGATGCAAGAATTGGAGGATAAAACAGCAGAAGCAAAAACGGAAATGGCTGTCGCCGATGCATTGGATGAAATTCGCACAAGAAACGCAAGGAATGAACGGGTCGGAAAGGATGGAACTGAAGTCACTGTGACGCGAGAAAATGTTGACTCGGAACGAGAAAGacaggaaagagaagatgaagaggcgGCTCGAAGGGCTTTCATGAGGAGACAGGAGGCTATGGAAGAGATTATAGAGgatgatgctgatgatgTCGGTGCAGGACCAGCACCAAAGATTACCAAAGAGGAGGCATTAACAATGCCACCTCCCAGCTTTAGACGAGTggtaaaaaagaaaaaagaccaTGGTGCTGCATTGGGGATCAAGAAGAAACCTTCCCTGGTTTGA